The proteins below come from a single Agelaius phoeniceus isolate bAgePho1 chromosome 22, bAgePho1.hap1, whole genome shotgun sequence genomic window:
- the TMEM200B gene encoding transmembrane protein 200B, with protein MTAESAESNGPMREPEHGGPKVPVPPVHPQHRGRRLRRKPPTEPPLKGQLRMRSPAGAFVMVGISVVLVGMTIAVVGYWPHRGHGGTGASAGNTSVVGDMRREVVAGRHMPHSEKLKLIGPVIMGIGLFIFICANTMLYENRDMETRQLMQKGLYSLAVGLPGGTSPEDGHFQHGDSQPFPKANAECMEGCYQVDLSCQPCPTGSKWSDCYGPNRLQAMAEFLQHPAASPATSLRSLRSTEVNLSLPRPRRTGAESLLSSAMGALTLPIIKLNNCLLDRAAQGTGGRAERGPAEHPPKTSQLSRAPLSIGDSTAPCSQDGDGGGGHIVISMDDSCPGMEPLVELSPDVHLHTPGHSKSLDLGRPGVLLVAPIKDHKNRSWPRLDHVSLVGYAKLESTGESSDQLLEPSESPSQGQPLPSSWVVGMEQGTPV; from the coding sequence ATGACTGCAGAGAGCGCCGAATCCAACGGGCCTATGCGGGAACCGGAGCATGGAGGGCCCAAGGTGCCAGTGCCCCCCGTCCACCCGCAGCACCGGGGCCGCCGCCTGCGGCGCAAGCCCCCAACGGAGCCCCCGCTGAAAGGGCAGCTCCGCATGCGCTCACCCGCGGGGGCCTTCGTCATGGTGGGCATCTCAGTGGTCCTGGTGGGCATGACCATTGCCGTGGTGGGCTACTGGCCTCACCGGGGACATGGGGGCACCGGGGCCAGCGCGGGGAACACTAGTGTGGTGGGGGACATGAGGAGGGAGGTGGTGGCTGGGCGCCACATGCCCCACAGCGAGAAGCTGAAGCTGATCGGCCCTGTCATCATGGGCATTGGGCTCTTCATCTTCATCTGTGCCAACACAATGCTGTACGAGAACAGGGACATGGAGACCCGGCAGCTGATGCAGAAGGGGCTCTACAGCCTGGCAGTGGGGCTGCCCGGGGGGACCAGCCCCGAGGATGGGCACTTTCAGCACGGGGACAGCCAGCCCTTCCCCAAGGCCAATGCTGAGTGCATGGAGGGCTGTTACCAGGTGGACCTGTCCTGTCAGCCCTGCCCCACTGGCAGCAAGTGGTCTGACTGCTATGGCCCCAACCGGCTCCAGGCCATGGCTGAGTTCCTACAGCACCCGGCAGCTTCCCCCGCAACCTCTCTCCGCAGCCTCCGCTCCACCGAGGTCAACCTGAGCCTCCCGCGCCCGCGCCGCACTGGAGCCGAGTCCCTCCTGTCCTCGGCCATGGGGGCCTTGACACTGCCCATCATCAAACTCAACAACTGCTTGTTGgacagggcagcacaggggacTGGAGGGAGGGCAGAGAGGGGCCCTGCTGAGCATCCTCCCAAAACATCACAGCTCTCCCGGGCTCCGCTCTCCATTGGTGACAGCACTGCACCCTGTAGCCAGgatggtgatggtggtggtggccACATTGTCATCAGCATGGATGACAGCTGTCCTGGAATGGAGCCGCTTGTGGAGCTCAGCCCCGATGTGCACCTCCACACACCAGGACACTCCAAATCCCTGGACCTTGGCCGGCCGGGAGTGCTGCTGGTGGCCCCCATCAAGGACCATAAGAACCGAAGCTGGCCCCGGCTGGACCATGTCAGCCTTGTGGGCTACGCCAAACTGGAAAGCACTGGCGAGTCCTCGGAccagctgctggagcccagcgAGTCCCCaagccagggccagcccctgcccagctcctgggtggtggggatggagcagggcacaCCGGTCTGA